In the Flavobacterium acetivorans genome, one interval contains:
- a CDS encoding dicarboxylate/amino acid:cation symporter: MKHLFSNLLFKVFLAIVLGIVFGLYLPESINRVFTTFNAFFGQFLNFAIPLIIMGLIMPAISDLGKGAGKLLLLTAAIAYGSTLFSGFMTYFVTSGIFPQLLESHVNNVAKIGSSAPELTPFFTISIPPALDVMTALVFAFVIGLGLSYQEKSSLKLVVKDFETIIMQLIANVIVPLLPLFILGIFASMSFSGKVFSILSVFINIIGVIFALHIILLLLQYTIAGIVTKKNPFKLLLTMMPAYFTALGTQSSAATIPVTLEQTLKNGVSEKIAGFVIPLCATIHLSGSTMKITACAIALMILHGMPFDFTLFASFIFMLGIAMVAAPGVPGGAIMAAVGILQSMLGFNDEMIGLMIALYIAMDSFGTACNVTGDAAIALVVDRITKEKLVS, translated from the coding sequence ATGAAGCATTTATTTTCGAACTTACTGTTTAAAGTTTTTCTTGCCATCGTTCTAGGTATTGTTTTCGGACTGTATTTACCCGAATCTATAAACAGGGTATTTACAACATTTAATGCTTTTTTCGGACAGTTTTTAAATTTCGCTATTCCATTAATTATAATGGGATTAATAATGCCGGCTATTTCCGATTTAGGAAAAGGCGCAGGTAAATTATTATTGCTTACCGCCGCAATTGCCTATGGATCGACTTTATTTTCGGGTTTTATGACTTATTTCGTCACCTCGGGTATATTTCCACAACTTCTAGAATCTCATGTCAATAATGTAGCTAAAATTGGAAGTTCAGCCCCGGAATTAACTCCTTTTTTTACTATTAGCATTCCTCCTGCCTTAGATGTTATGACTGCTTTAGTTTTTGCTTTTGTTATTGGATTAGGATTATCCTATCAAGAAAAATCAAGCTTGAAATTAGTAGTAAAAGATTTCGAGACGATTATAATGCAATTAATAGCAAACGTAATTGTTCCGCTATTGCCCTTATTCATCTTGGGGATATTTGCAAGTATGTCCTTTAGTGGAAAAGTATTTTCCATTCTTTCGGTGTTTATTAATATTATCGGTGTGATTTTCGCCTTACATATTATCTTATTACTTCTTCAATATACTATTGCAGGTATAGTTACAAAGAAGAATCCTTTTAAATTATTACTCACAATGATGCCTGCTTATTTCACTGCATTGGGTACACAATCTTCAGCAGCTACTATTCCCGTTACCCTGGAACAGACTTTAAAAAATGGCGTTTCTGAGAAAATTGCTGGTTTTGTAATTCCATTATGCGCTACTATTCACTTGTCTGGAAGTACTATGAAAATTACAGCTTGTGCAATTGCATTAATGATTTTACATGGAATGCCGTTTGACTTTACGCTATTTGCAAGTTTTATATTTATGCTGGGAATTGCAATGGTTGCAGCGCCCGGAGTTCCTGGAGGAGCAATTATGGCAGCAGTGGGAATCTTGCAATCTATGTTGGGTTTTAATGATGAAATGATCGGGTTAATGATTGCCTTATATATTGCAATGGATAGTTTTGGTACTGCATGCAATGTTACGGGAGATGCCGCTATTGCTTTGGTTGTAGATAGAATTACCAAAGAGAAATTGGTTTCTTAA
- a CDS encoding lipid A deacylase LpxR family protein, whose product MIFKKALFVFMVLVSAIVKGQDKTIEIGLVTDNDLYTSSKNDMYYTNGLEVFYRYLAKNKSNKIHKIISEFRIGQHIYNPRSIKSESIEKNDRPFAGYLFAGAGKTFFYQNESVIKVSFQLGFIGSNSFAEETQRGFHYFFNYESVEGWKNQIRNTIVIQSHFLFSKKIFSEQDTPVIDFYSQTKTDLGMAFTGISTGFLTRIGFKKLVPIYNSNFYGASVDKDSRQIRSEFYFYILPSINYQLYDATIQGSLFNNDSPVTYDLIPFRFNGEAGLKYRKNNLNLSYAFVYRGKELKHDVNTGYFYGSIGISYLFK is encoded by the coding sequence ATGATATTTAAAAAAGCGCTTTTCGTCTTTATGGTATTGGTTTCTGCCATTGTAAAAGGGCAAGACAAAACTATCGAAATAGGGCTTGTAACGGACAATGATTTGTATACTTCTTCTAAGAATGATATGTACTACACCAATGGTTTGGAGGTTTTTTATAGGTATTTAGCTAAAAATAAGAGCAATAAAATCCATAAGATAATTTCGGAATTTAGAATAGGTCAGCATATTTATAATCCCAGAAGTATCAAATCAGAATCAATTGAAAAAAACGATCGTCCTTTTGCAGGATATCTTTTTGCCGGAGCGGGAAAGACCTTCTTTTATCAAAATGAATCGGTAATAAAAGTGAGTTTTCAATTGGGGTTTATCGGTTCTAATTCATTTGCCGAAGAGACACAAAGAGGATTTCATTATTTTTTTAATTATGAGTCGGTAGAAGGCTGGAAGAACCAAATTAGAAATACAATAGTAATTCAGTCTCATTTTTTGTTTTCCAAAAAAATATTTTCAGAGCAAGATACTCCCGTTATTGATTTTTACTCTCAAACAAAGACTGATTTGGGAATGGCATTTACAGGAATTTCAACTGGTTTTTTGACCAGAATTGGATTCAAAAAATTGGTTCCGATCTATAATTCTAATTTTTACGGAGCGTCTGTTGATAAAGATTCTCGCCAAATAAGGAGTGAGTTCTATTTTTATATTCTTCCGAGTATTAACTATCAGTTGTATGATGCCACAATTCAAGGTAGTCTTTTTAATAATGACAGTCCGGTGACCTATGATTTAATTCCTTTTCGGTTTAATGGCGAAGCGGGTTTAAAATACCGCAAAAACAATCTCAATTTATCCTACGCCTTTGTTTATAGAGGAAAGGAATTAAAGCATGATGTTAATACGGGATATTTTTATGGGTCAATTGGGATTTCTTACTTATTTAAATAG
- the mtgA gene encoding monofunctional biosynthetic peptidoglycan transglycosylase codes for MATKITQKKPTKKPVKKETTSFMSKLSRLLFKMMLWFFGLSLFFVVLYKFVPVPFTPLMVIRAIENKTAGKEVYFNHNWEPLENISINLQKAVIASEDGTFLTHNGFDFKALQKAYKNNERGRRIKGGSTISQQTAKNVFLWQGRSYLRKGLEAYFTVLIELIWGKERIMEVYLNSIEMGDGIYGAQAAAEHWYRKDAANLTPIQAAGIAAILPSPRKYRATSSSTYINNRKAKIVRIMRTVGKINY; via the coding sequence ATGGCAACAAAAATTACACAAAAGAAACCCACTAAAAAACCCGTTAAAAAAGAAACTACTAGCTTTATGAGTAAGTTAAGCCGGCTTTTGTTTAAAATGATGTTGTGGTTCTTTGGACTTTCTTTGTTTTTTGTGGTCCTCTATAAATTTGTACCGGTTCCCTTTACTCCTTTGATGGTTATTCGTGCCATCGAAAATAAAACTGCCGGTAAAGAAGTGTACTTTAATCACAATTGGGAACCCTTGGAGAACATCTCGATTAATTTGCAAAAAGCCGTAATCGCCAGCGAAGACGGAACATTTTTGACTCATAATGGTTTTGATTTTAAAGCGCTGCAAAAGGCCTATAAAAATAATGAAAGAGGACGCAGGATAAAAGGTGGGAGTACTATTTCGCAACAAACAGCCAAAAATGTGTTCCTATGGCAGGGACGAAGTTACCTGAGAAAAGGATTAGAGGCTTATTTTACCGTTTTAATCGAATTGATTTGGGGCAAAGAACGCATTATGGAAGTGTATCTGAATAGTATCGAAATGGGCGATGGAATATACGGAGCGCAAGCGGCGGCTGAACATTGGTACCGCAAAGACGCTGCTAATCTTACACCGATACAAGCGGCAGGAATAGCCGCAATTTTGCCCAGTCCAAGAAAATATAGAGCAACTAGCTCTTCAACTTACATCAATAATAGAAAGGCCAAAATTGTTCGGATCATGAGAACTGTGGGGAAAATTAATTATTAG
- a CDS encoding NAD(P)/FAD-dependent oxidoreductase, translating to MQLSYWELKNWFTDVDYTVVGSGIVGLHAALRLREKFPKSKILLLEKGMLPQGASTKNAGFACFGSISEIIDDLKSHSEEEVFNLVQKRWKGLQLLRNRLGDAAIDFKPYGGYELFLKEDTSCYEECVNKLPFINEILKPLFKADVFAKKGNRFGFNGIREDLIFNPFEAQIDTGNMMQALLKQAVSEDILILNQQTVTSFFDKGNEVEIALDDFSFRTKKVLFATNGFADALTDEGVKPARAQVLITEPIEDLGIKGTFHLDKGYYYFRNIGDRILLGGGRNLDFEGETTTEFAQTEIIQNRLEQLLKEVILPNKDFKIAHRWSGIMGIGSSKSPIVSQLSENVYCGVRLGGMGVAIGSLIGTELADLV from the coding sequence ATGCAACTAAGTTATTGGGAATTAAAAAATTGGTTCACTGATGTGGATTACACCGTGGTGGGAAGTGGCATTGTAGGTTTGCATGCGGCTTTACGTTTGCGAGAGAAATTCCCAAAAAGTAAGATACTGCTACTCGAAAAAGGGATGTTGCCACAGGGAGCAAGCACTAAAAATGCTGGTTTCGCCTGTTTTGGAAGTATTTCGGAAATTATAGATGATTTAAAATCGCATTCAGAAGAAGAGGTTTTTAATCTGGTTCAGAAACGCTGGAAAGGTCTCCAATTGTTGCGAAACCGACTTGGGGATGCAGCGATAGATTTTAAACCTTACGGCGGATATGAATTGTTTTTAAAGGAGGATACGAGTTGTTACGAGGAATGTGTCAACAAATTGCCTTTTATAAATGAAATTTTAAAGCCCCTTTTTAAGGCCGATGTGTTTGCGAAAAAAGGAAATCGTTTTGGTTTCAACGGTATTCGTGAAGATTTGATTTTTAATCCTTTTGAAGCCCAGATTGACACTGGGAATATGATGCAGGCCTTGTTAAAACAAGCAGTTTCTGAAGATATATTAATTTTAAATCAACAGACAGTTACTTCTTTTTTCGACAAAGGAAATGAGGTCGAAATAGCGCTGGATGATTTTAGTTTTAGGACAAAGAAAGTTTTATTTGCCACTAATGGTTTTGCTGATGCGTTAACCGATGAAGGAGTGAAGCCAGCCAGAGCCCAGGTTTTAATAACGGAGCCTATTGAGGATTTAGGAATAAAAGGTACTTTTCATTTAGACAAAGGTTATTATTATTTTAGAAATATTGGAGATAGAATATTACTTGGTGGTGGGCGAAATCTTGACTTTGAAGGAGAAACCACAACTGAATTTGCTCAAACAGAAATTATTCAAAATAGATTGGAACAATTATTAAAAGAAGTAATTTTGCCCAATAAAGATTTTAAAATTGCCCACCGTTGGAGTGGTATCATGGGAATTGGTAGTAGCAAGAGTCCTATAGTTTCACAATTATCAGAGAATGTGTATTGCGGAGTACGATTAGGCGGAATGGGAGTAGCAATAGGAAGTTTAATAGGAACAGAATTAGCAGATTTAGTATAA
- a CDS encoding S9 family peptidase, whose amino-acid sequence MKKLFFITLTMMSLNAISQNVMTPELLWKLGRVTPLGISKDAKNVVYKVTTPSVEENKSNSKFYIIPIDGGVPTEVSEIKDLLTDKNISPDGNYLVYNEEVKLNKVLGKDFYPKMDKSEAQIYDGLDYRHWDTWNEGKYNHVFYKETTPDAVGTDIMGNENFDSPQKPFGGDEDYIWSPDSKNIIYVSKKKAGTQYAISTDTNIYEYNLETGKTTNKTEENPGYDTAPQFSPAGYLTWLQMKRDGYEADKNDIIVNFKGLKMNLTASWDGTVDSFLWSKDGKKVYFLAPINGTKQLFEVNFPGLTKIAYNVNQITDGDFDVNDMVGFSGNSLIVTRTDMNHASEIFSFDLKEKTWKQLSNVNTEVYNSLALSKTERRYVTTTDGKKMLVWVILPPNFDKTKKYPTLLYCQGGPQSALTQSYSFRWNFQLMAANGYIVVAPNRRGMPGHGVEWNEQISKDWGGQVMDDYLSAIDDVTKEKYVDKSRLGCVGASYGGYSVFYLAGIHNNRFKTFIAHDGVFNTQSMFGTTEEVFFNNWDFGGPYWEKDNAAAQKTYTTFNPINLVDKWNTPILIIQGGKDFRVAIGQSQEAFQAAQLRGIKSRFLYFPEENHWVLQPQNAQVWQGEFYKWLKETL is encoded by the coding sequence ATGAAAAAACTATTTTTTATAACACTGACAATGATGAGTTTAAATGCAATTAGTCAAAATGTAATGACACCGGAGCTGCTATGGAAACTAGGCCGAGTTACTCCTTTAGGCATTTCTAAAGACGCCAAAAATGTTGTTTACAAAGTAACAACTCCTTCGGTTGAAGAAAACAAATCCAATTCAAAATTCTATATTATTCCTATAGACGGAGGTGTACCTACAGAAGTTTCTGAAATAAAAGACTTATTGACAGACAAGAATATTTCTCCAGATGGCAATTACCTAGTTTATAATGAAGAGGTAAAACTGAACAAAGTGCTAGGTAAGGATTTTTATCCTAAAATGGATAAATCAGAGGCTCAAATCTACGATGGCTTAGACTACCGTCATTGGGATACTTGGAACGAAGGAAAATACAATCATGTTTTCTACAAAGAAACTACCCCAGATGCGGTAGGAACGGATATTATGGGCAATGAAAATTTCGACAGCCCACAAAAACCATTTGGTGGTGACGAAGATTACATTTGGTCTCCTGACAGCAAAAACATTATATATGTAAGTAAGAAAAAAGCAGGAACCCAATATGCCATTTCTACTGACACCAATATTTACGAATACAATCTGGAAACTGGCAAAACCACTAATAAAACAGAAGAAAATCCAGGTTATGACACCGCTCCACAATTTTCTCCTGCGGGTTATTTGACTTGGTTGCAAATGAAACGCGACGGTTATGAAGCAGACAAAAATGACATTATTGTCAATTTCAAAGGACTAAAAATGAACCTAACCGCAAGTTGGGATGGTACTGTTGATAGTTTTCTTTGGAGCAAAGACGGAAAAAAAGTCTATTTTCTGGCTCCAATTAACGGAACAAAACAACTATTTGAAGTTAATTTTCCTGGGCTTACTAAAATCGCTTATAATGTTAATCAAATTACCGATGGTGATTTTGACGTGAATGATATGGTGGGTTTTTCCGGAAACAGTCTTATTGTTACCAGAACTGACATGAACCATGCTTCAGAAATTTTCTCTTTTGATCTAAAGGAAAAAACTTGGAAACAATTGTCTAATGTCAACACCGAAGTATATAATTCCTTGGCGTTAAGCAAAACCGAAAGAAGATATGTGACCACAACAGACGGTAAAAAAATGTTAGTTTGGGTAATCCTTCCCCCTAATTTTGATAAAACAAAAAAATACCCAACGCTGTTATATTGTCAAGGAGGGCCGCAAAGTGCTTTAACACAATCTTATTCTTTCCGATGGAACTTTCAATTGATGGCTGCTAATGGCTACATCGTCGTAGCTCCAAATCGTAGAGGAATGCCAGGACATGGTGTAGAATGGAATGAGCAAATCAGTAAAGATTGGGGCGGACAAGTAATGGATGATTACCTTTCGGCGATTGATGATGTTACTAAAGAAAAATATGTAGACAAATCTCGTTTAGGTTGCGTTGGTGCCAGCTATGGTGGCTACTCAGTGTTTTATTTAGCCGGTATACACAACAATAGATTTAAAACATTTATTGCTCACGATGGTGTTTTTAATACGCAAAGTATGTTTGGAACTACCGAAGAAGTTTTCTTTAACAACTGGGATTTTGGAGGTCCTTATTGGGAAAAAGACAATGCAGCAGCTCAAAAAACATATACTACATTCAACCCAATTAATTTAGTAGACAAATGGAACACTCCTATCTTAATCATTCAAGGAGGGAAAGATTTCAGAGTTGCAATTGGACAATCACAAGAAGCTTTTCAAGCGGCACAATTGCGCGGAATAAAAAGCAGATTCCTTTATTTTCCAGAAGAAAATCATTGGGTTTTACAACCACAAAATGCCCAAGTTTGGCAAGGAGAATTTTACAAATGGCTTAAAGAAACATTATAA
- a CDS encoding aminopeptidase C, whose amino-acid sequence MYKFPIKSLFIASAFLLGVNTISAQDGLVNSLKVNASEKSKESFKFTDVINLANTSIKNQGSSGTCWSYCTNSYLESEMIRLGKQPVELSQIFSARNTYIEKGKNYVRMHGAITLGDGGALHDVINMYAKYGALPQEIYTGLNYGTSKNKFAEMGSLIEGVLAAVVKNPNGELTPNWIKAYTAVIDSYLGEVPENFNYKGKNYTPQTFAKEIVGINPADYIEISSFTDSPYYAKTTMMVPDNWSLDQIYNVKLNDMTNIIDNALKNGYTVAWASDVSEKSFSWKNGVAYVPNKNMEDMTAEEKENMFNGPKAELEITTELRQKAFDNYQTTDDHAMHIVGLAKDQTGKEYYVVKNSWGTTNDYKGYLYVTKNYVKYKTTAFMVHKAAIPAEIAKKMGV is encoded by the coding sequence ATGTACAAATTCCCAATTAAAAGTCTTTTTATTGCCTCAGCATTTTTGTTAGGTGTAAATACCATTTCGGCACAAGACGGTCTGGTAAATTCGCTAAAAGTTAACGCCAGCGAAAAAAGCAAAGAAAGTTTCAAATTTACAGATGTAATCAATCTGGCTAATACTTCGATAAAAAACCAAGGTTCTTCTGGAACTTGCTGGAGCTATTGCACTAATTCGTACCTAGAATCTGAAATGATTCGATTAGGCAAACAACCGGTTGAACTATCTCAGATTTTTTCAGCTCGTAATACTTACATAGAAAAAGGTAAAAATTATGTACGCATGCACGGAGCCATAACTCTTGGTGACGGTGGCGCGCTGCATGATGTTATCAATATGTACGCTAAATACGGAGCATTGCCTCAAGAAATTTATACGGGCTTAAACTATGGAACTTCTAAAAATAAGTTTGCCGAAATGGGCTCTCTTATCGAAGGGGTATTAGCTGCTGTAGTAAAAAATCCTAATGGAGAGTTAACCCCAAATTGGATAAAAGCCTATACTGCTGTAATCGATTCTTACCTAGGAGAAGTTCCGGAAAATTTCAATTACAAAGGAAAGAATTACACTCCGCAAACATTCGCTAAAGAAATAGTAGGAATCAACCCAGCTGATTATATCGAAATATCATCATTTACAGATTCTCCATACTACGCTAAAACGACTATGATGGTACCGGACAACTGGTCTTTAGATCAAATCTACAATGTAAAATTAAACGATATGACTAATATCATTGACAATGCATTAAAGAATGGATACACCGTAGCTTGGGCATCTGATGTTAGCGAAAAAAGTTTCAGTTGGAAAAACGGTGTTGCATATGTTCCAAATAAGAACATGGAAGACATGACCGCTGAAGAAAAAGAAAACATGTTTAACGGCCCTAAAGCAGAATTAGAAATCACTACTGAATTACGTCAAAAAGCATTTGATAACTACCAAACTACTGATGATCATGCGATGCACATTGTGGGACTTGCCAAAGATCAAACAGGAAAAGAATACTATGTAGTTAAAAATTCTTGGGGTACGACTAATGATTACAAAGGATACCTTTATGTAACTAAAAATTATGTGAAATATAAGACTACTGCTTTTATGGTACACAAAGCTGCAATCCCAGCTGAGATTGCTAAAAAAATGGGCGTATAA
- the accC gene encoding acetyl-CoA carboxylase biotin carboxylase subunit, whose protein sequence is MFKKILIANRGEIALRVIRTCKEMGIKTVAVYSTADAESLHVKFADEAVCIGPPPSNLSYLKMSNIIAAAEITNADAIHPGYGFLSENSKFSKICQEHGIKFIGAAPEMIDRMGDKASAKATMKAAGVPCVPGSDGLLESFEQTQELAKSFGYPVMLKATAGGGGKGMRAVWKEEELLKAWEGARQESAAAFGNDGMYLEKLIEEPRHIEIQIVGDAYGKACHLSERDCSVQRRHQKLTEETPSPFMTDELRQKMGEAAVKAAEFIKYEGAGTVEFLVDKHRNFYFMEMNTRIQVEHPITEQVIDYDLIREQILVAAGVPISGKNYLPQLHSIECRINAEDPYNDFRPSPGKITTLHMPGGHGVRLDTHVYSGYTIPPNYDSMIAKLITTAQSREEAISKMRRALDEFVIEGIKTTIPFHRQLMDDERYIAGDYTTAFMDTFKMIDPQ, encoded by the coding sequence ATGTTTAAAAAAATATTAATTGCAAATAGGGGAGAGATAGCACTTCGTGTTATCAGAACTTGCAAGGAAATGGGCATAAAAACAGTAGCTGTTTATTCTACTGCTGATGCGGAGAGTTTACATGTGAAGTTTGCTGATGAGGCTGTTTGCATAGGACCACCTCCTAGTAACTTGTCTTATTTGAAAATGTCAAATATAATCGCAGCCGCAGAGATTACTAATGCTGATGCGATTCATCCAGGATACGGATTCCTTTCTGAAAACTCTAAGTTTTCAAAAATATGTCAGGAACATGGAATCAAATTTATTGGTGCAGCTCCTGAAATGATCGATAGAATGGGAGACAAAGCTTCTGCAAAAGCGACCATGAAAGCTGCAGGTGTTCCATGTGTACCAGGTTCTGACGGATTGTTAGAATCTTTCGAACAAACTCAGGAATTAGCTAAATCATTTGGTTATCCAGTAATGTTGAAAGCTACTGCTGGTGGTGGTGGAAAAGGAATGCGTGCTGTTTGGAAAGAAGAAGAATTGCTAAAAGCTTGGGAAGGTGCCCGTCAGGAATCGGCCGCTGCTTTTGGGAATGACGGAATGTATCTTGAAAAACTAATCGAAGAGCCTCGCCATATCGAAATTCAAATCGTAGGTGATGCTTATGGAAAAGCCTGTCACCTTTCTGAAAGAGACTGTTCAGTACAAAGACGTCATCAAAAATTGACAGAGGAAACACCTTCACCGTTTATGACTGACGAATTACGTCAAAAAATGGGAGAAGCTGCGGTGAAAGCGGCAGAGTTTATTAAATATGAAGGAGCAGGAACAGTAGAATTTTTGGTGGACAAACACCGTAACTTCTATTTCATGGAAATGAACACCCGTATTCAAGTAGAACACCCAATTACGGAACAAGTGATTGATTATGACTTGATTCGCGAACAAATTTTAGTTGCTGCTGGTGTGCCAATTTCTGGAAAAAACTACTTGCCTCAATTGCACAGTATCGAATGCCGTATTAATGCTGAGGATCCTTATAATGATTTCCGTCCTTCACCAGGAAAAATCACGACGCTTCATATGCCAGGTGGACATGGAGTTCGATTGGATACTCACGTATATTCAGGTTATACAATTCCGCCAAATTATGATTCTATGATTGCTAAATTGATTACTACTGCCCAATCACGTGAAGAAGCAATTAGTAAGATGAGAAGAGCATTAGACGAATTTGTTATTGAAGGAATAAAAACTACCATTCCTTTCCACAGACAGTTAATGGATGATGAACGCTATATAGCGGGAGATTATACCACAGCTTTTATGGATACTTTTAAAATGATAGATCCACAATAA
- the accB gene encoding acetyl-CoA carboxylase biotin carboxyl carrier protein → MDLKEIQNLIKFVANSGVAEVKLEMDDVKITIRTTLEGNVTETTYVQQLPAQGQLQQALAPQAAALAAPVAAAPVAEDSKYITIKSPIIGTFYRKPSPDKAVFVEVGNTISKGDVLCVIEAMKLFNEIESEISGKIVKILVDDMSPVEFDQPLFLVDPS, encoded by the coding sequence ATGGATTTAAAAGAAATTCAGAACTTAATCAAATTTGTAGCAAATTCGGGAGTTGCAGAAGTTAAATTGGAAATGGATGATGTAAAAATCACTATCAGAACAACTTTAGAAGGAAATGTAACTGAAACTACTTATGTTCAACAATTACCTGCTCAAGGTCAACTTCAGCAAGCTTTAGCTCCTCAAGCTGCGGCACTAGCAGCACCAGTTGCAGCGGCACCAGTTGCTGAGGATTCTAAATATATCACTATAAAATCACCTATCATTGGAACTTTTTATAGAAAACCATCACCAGACAAAGCTGTTTTTGTTGAAGTAGGAAATACAATTTCTAAAGGAGATGTTCTTTGTGTTATTGAAGCAATGAAATTATTTAACGAAATTGAATCTGAAATTTCAGGTAAAATCGTAAAAATATTGGTAGACGATATGTCACCGGTAGAATTTGACCAACCTTTATTCCTGGTAGACCCATCTTAA
- a CDS encoding beta-ketoacyl-ACP synthase III, translating into MNTITAAITAVGAYVPDFVLSNKVLETMVDTNDEWITTRTGIKERRILKDKDKGTSFLAIKAAQDLLAKGNIDPLDIDLIIMATATPDMPVASTGVYVATEIGATNAFAYDLQAACSSFLYGMSTAAAYVQSGRYKKVLLIGADKMSSIVDYTDRSTCIIFGDGAGAVLFEPNYEGLGLQDEYLRSDGVGRDFLKIDAGGSLHPASLETIKENRHNIVQDGKTVFKYAVTNMADASELILKRNNLTNEDVDWLVPHQANKRIIDATASRMNLEESKVLMNIEKYGNTTSATLPLVLNDFEHLLKKGDTVVFAAFGGGFTWGSIYLKWAYDKK; encoded by the coding sequence ATGAATACAATTACGGCCGCAATCACCGCTGTAGGAGCTTATGTTCCTGACTTTGTACTTTCAAACAAGGTTCTTGAAACAATGGTTGATACAAACGATGAGTGGATTACCACTCGAACAGGTATAAAAGAAAGAAGAATCCTTAAAGATAAAGATAAAGGAACCTCTTTTTTAGCTATTAAAGCAGCTCAAGATCTATTAGCGAAAGGGAATATTGATCCTTTAGATATTGATTTAATAATAATGGCAACTGCAACGCCAGATATGCCTGTGGCTTCTACAGGAGTATATGTGGCTACTGAAATTGGAGCTACAAATGCTTTTGCGTATGATTTACAAGCAGCATGCTCAAGTTTTTTATACGGAATGTCTACCGCAGCTGCCTATGTTCAATCCGGAAGATATAAAAAAGTACTCTTAATTGGGGCTGATAAAATGTCTTCTATCGTAGATTATACCGATAGATCTACTTGTATCATTTTTGGAGATGGTGCAGGAGCAGTATTATTCGAACCTAATTATGAAGGTCTAGGATTACAGGATGAATATTTAAGAAGTGATGGTGTAGGTCGTGACTTTTTGAAAATTGATGCCGGTGGATCGCTTCATCCAGCTTCATTAGAGACGATTAAAGAGAATCGTCATAATATCGTGCAAGACGGTAAAACGGTTTTTAAATATGCTGTTACCAATATGGCAGACGCAAGTGAGTTGATTCTAAAAAGAAATAACTTGACTAATGAAGACGTAGACTGGTTAGTGCCACATCAAGCAAACAAGCGTATTATTGATGCTACGGCCAGCAGAATGAATTTAGAAGAATCTAAGGTTTTGATGAACATAGAAAAGTATGGAAATACTACTTCGGCTACTTTGCCTCTTGTTCTTAATGATTTCGAGCACTTATTGAAAAAAGGAGACACAGTTGTTTTTGCTGCATTTGGTGGCGGATTCACTTGGGGATCTATTTATTTAAAATGGGCATACGACAAAAAATAA
- the rpmF gene encoding 50S ribosomal protein L32, with protein sequence MAHPKRKISKTRRDKRRTHYKATVAQIATCPITGEAHLYHRAYWHEGKMYYRGQVVIDKSVAVA encoded by the coding sequence ATGGCGCATCCTAAGAGAAAAATCTCCAAAACAAGAAGAGATAAGAGAAGAACACATTATAAAGCTACTGTAGCTCAAATCGCTACTTGCCCAATTACGGGTGAAGCACATTTATACCACAGAGCCTACTGGCATGAAGGTAAAATGTATTACAGAGGACAGGTTGTTATCGATAAGTCTGTAGCTGTTGCTTAA